The Haloplanus sp. CK5-1 genome segment TGACGGAAGAATCGAGCAATCTCCTCAACAATTACTTGTGGGAATATAGAGTATCCTCGTTTATCTCAGAGATCATCTCACAGCTTGACGACAATCTGGCTATTGAGACTGATGTAGAAACGGGCTGGTGATACACTAACAGGAGGGTGTGATTATTTAGGGTTATAATTCGATCTAACACGTATGTATGACAACCGTTGGAACAGAAACAGAGACATCGTATCGCCACAAGACCCAACTTTGAGTCCGAACCGAGAATTTGTTATCCAACCACAGAAGCAGAGTCACCGAATACAAGGTGATTTCGCATCTGTTCTAGTTTAGTGGCGGTCAAAGCCGAACTCACCTCGTTCAACCTGCTCACGTAACCGATCTCTGTGTGGATTTGGATTTCGTGCCACCCATAACAACAGCTCGTCCAGATCTGGCAGTTCGTAGCCCAACTCGACCATGAGGTACAGCTGGATCAGATGAGCGTGGCGTTCGACGGCTAGCGAACAGCGACGGCGGGGGAGCCGCGACGCCGACGAGTCGGCGTCTTCGGCGGCTTCGGCCTCTCGTTGTCTTGCCTCAAGCGACCGTAACTCATCCACGATTACACGACTCATCAGCAGCGAAATTGCCGCCATGATGATCAGCGCCTCGATGATGTAGGCGTCGGTCGTGTTGATCTCATCCAAGCCGAACCGCGACTTCAGCTCCTTGAACAGCAGTTCGACCTCCCAGCGCGCCCGATAGAGCTGCGCAATATCGGGCGCGCTATAGTCGTCTTTGCCGAGATTCGTCAGGTAGAGGTGGTACTCTTCGGTCTCCTCGTTGCGCAGGCCGACCAGTCGAAACGTCCGGGTCGCGCTGGCGCCCGACCCTCCCTTGCGCTCGAATGAGAGCGTGATGCGGACGTCGATCTCCTGTCGCTGCAGGTCGTCGAGGACGGCCTGCAGCGACTCCCCTTCGAGTGGGATACTGTTGCCCCGCCACGTCCGCAGTTCTTCGACGATCTCGAAGTTCGCGTTTTCCTTGACGCGGGAGACGAACCAGCCGCCGTTCTGGTCGATGCGGTCGAACAGCCAGAAGTCGTAGAAGCCCAAATCGAGCAGTATGAGGGCGTCAGCTACCCACTCTCCGGTGGGTAGCTGACTCCGGTCGTGAGTAGTTCCGTCGGTTGTACGGAACCGGGTTGGAAGGCCGGTGGAGAGTGACTCTGTGAGGTGGAGCTTCAGTTCAGCCTGGTCTTCGCCAGTTGCTGCGTAGATATCAGCGGCGTCCTGGTACAGCGAAACGATAGTTGCGTCGGCAATGAGGACGTCTCGAAAGCGTTCGAGACGTCCGTTCAACTCGGCTCGTCCGGTATCGAGATTTTCGATGGCGTCATCGAGAATCTCTCGAAGGAGTGCAACGAAACCCGGTTCGAACCAGTCGTGGAACGCCGCGTAAGAGAGTTCCTCGCAGTCAGCCATCTCGACGTAGCGTTCGAGAAATGCCTGGAGAGAGCGGTCTGATCCAGCGGCGAAACCGAACGAGAGCGTGTAGAATAGCGCAACGATGTCGAACTTCCGCTCTCGTTCGACAAGTGATGTTGCGCGAGCGCGCTCGCGCAACTCGTCGGAGGGAAACGCTCTTTGAATCCGGTCAACAATCACCGAATCCGGTGGGGTATAGGTCACACTTCCCACCGGATTCCTCAACCGGGTAGTTGCAACGATATCCAATCAACAGACGGCGGTTGGATTCTTCGCTAAACTAGAACGCATGCCTTCTCCGTGAAAGACTGTCTTCGTCTGTGGGATCTCGGAAATGGGCAACTGGATTCCTCAGGTTGTGAAGCTCATCCAGTGCGACCCCATTTACTCCATCTGGTTCCACGATGTCCTTCTCAGCGAGGAAGTC includes the following:
- a CDS encoding IS4 family transposase codes for the protein MGSVTYTPPDSVIVDRIQRAFPSDELRERARATSLVERERKFDIVALFYTLSFGFAAGSDRSLQAFLERYVEMADCEELSYAAFHDWFEPGFVALLREILDDAIENLDTGRAELNGRLERFRDVLIADATIVSLYQDAADIYAATGEDQAELKLHLTESLSTGLPTRFRTTDGTTHDRSQLPTGEWVADALILLDLGFYDFWLFDRIDQNGGWFVSRVKENANFEIVEELRTWRGNSIPLEGESLQAVLDDLQRQEIDVRITLSFERKGGSGASATRTFRLVGLRNEETEEYHLYLTNLGKDDYSAPDIAQLYRARWEVELLFKELKSRFGLDEINTTDAYIIEALIIMAAISLLMSRVIVDELRSLEARQREAEAAEDADSSASRLPRRRCSLAVERHAHLIQLYLMVELGYELPDLDELLLWVARNPNPHRDRLREQVERGEFGFDRH